The following are from one region of the Cinclus cinclus chromosome 7, bCinCin1.1, whole genome shotgun sequence genome:
- the LOC134046023 gene encoding LOW QUALITY PROTEIN: prominin-1-A-like (The sequence of the model RefSeq protein was modified relative to this genomic sequence to represent the inferred CDS: inserted 1 base in 1 codon; deleted 2 bases in 1 codon) yields the protein MSGWAGARSRGVPRVEEECRCSGEGWDRGLPLGRGGGRRVRTXRTDPGEPGRKGRLCPALPAPPGAARTAGSVRSRAELGNSACRDVTPGAPAPPPPGQAGWSRVQTIPTAPFGAQVSTAAAAMELGNISKPTYGPGPEAPRSSTPGLVTMAHGFLRLVQPNPLPIDLLNLGQSQSMFSQEDIQELLLYELGFLVCAAIGVLFIILVPLVGCCFCCCRCCGNCGGRMYQKQGRRMGCRRRALWASVLLVSAFLLAGGVCALISNARFSQAVKSTFSNVNNTMDDVQTYVASIPQQIDFIIKKSDVPLNYTDRSLQDIGPNLGGMITSHIRSSTDSALGSLQSLLQGMETLKDTFDSINISRSVLEDLQSNYSQQLVSLRNGLNHSLQNCGPPCSQVSLAGLTFTTNFSTIPSVEQQLKALSEVSDSNIRNDLKEVNRTLDTIPVKVQEQSQEVVAKSQDQLGLIRQEIRSLQDKLPLLNVEEKVGVLVNNATSALEQYREPIIAYDGLRMIVCVLLCCLVLLVVFCNIFGLLLGPLGLKEGVLPTQRSSLSDAGGNFFMAGVGFSFIFSWLLMLLVMIIFVLEGNIYMLFCESWNNQQLLQLLDTSGMISNFNLSEVLGLKDGTANFSEIYRQCQQDASLWKTLHLDQSVSLDELLNISQYTGDISTAFDQMNITLNPISLLSQDQKDLLLTASRAGQPPNFTLTLDQLDQNITQGSLMNLAAELEQLAEEVDTDVKRDLEDKALKLRELEKEMQANFSGPLQSLKENIHSVQSGAAQLEGQTTAALDKASETQEFLEREMPNIIKNETWAFLEQLLDFFETYISWATSSVTEEWARCKPIAQSLDNMEAIGCEFIMDSVNAFWFSLGWCTLFLLPSIILGVRLAKFYRRMDIADVYRNEEFEMPPTFNAYKIPRPSTRH from the exons ATGTCAGGGTGGGCTGGGGCCAGGAGCAGGGGCGTCCCCCGGGTGGAGGAGGAGTGC AGGTGCAGCGGGGAGGGGTGGGACAGAGGGCTCCCCCTCGGCAGAGGAGGGGGCCGGCGCGTCCGCA CCCGGACAGACCCTGGCGAGCCGGGGCGGAAGGGGCGGCTCTGCCCGGCTCTGCCCGCACCTCCCGGGGCCGCCCGCACCGCGGGCTCGGTGAGGAGCCGTGCCGAGCTGGGGAACTCCGCCTGCCGGGACGTGACCCCCGGGGCACCTGCTCCGCCTCCACCGG GGCAGGCTGGGTGGTCCCGTGTCCAGACGATACCGACAGCTCCTTTCGGTGCCCAGGtgtccacagcagctgctgcgaTGGAGCTGGGGAACATCTCAAAGCCCACGTACGGCCCTGGCCCCGAGGCACCGAGGAGCAGCACGCCGGGGCTGGTGACAATGGCACACGGCTTCCTGCGGCTGGTGCAGCCCAACCCCCTGCCCATAG ATCTGCTTAATTTGGGGCAATCCCAGAGCATGTTCAGCCAGGAGGATATCCAAGAG ctgctgctctacGAACTGGGTTTCCTCGTCTGCGCGGCCATCGGAGTTCTCTTCATCATCCTGGTGCCGCTGGTGggatgctgcttctgctgctgccgctgctgcgGGAACTGCGGGGGCCGCATGTACCAGAAGCAGGGCCGGCGGATGGGCTGTCGGCGCCGGGCGCTCTGGGCTTCTGTCCTGCTGGTCTCCGCTTTCCTCCT GGCTGGGGGTGTCTGTGCCCTTATCAGCAATGCCCGCTTCTCCCAAGCTGTGAAGAGCACCTTCTCCAATGTGAACAACACTATGGATGACGTCCAGACATACGTGGCCTCCATCCCCCAG CAAATTGATTTTATCATCAAGAAGAGCGATGTCCCGCTGAACTACACTGACCGCAGCCTCCAGG ACATTGGGCCCAACCTGGGCGGTATGATCACCTCACACATCAGGAGCAGCACGGACAGCGCTCTGGGATCTCTACAGAGCCTCTTGCAAG ggatggagacgCTAAAGGACACCTTTGACAGCATCAACATCAGTCGCTCAGTCCTCGAGGACCTGCAGAGCAACTACAGCCAGCAGTTGGTCAGCCTGCGGAATGGGCTCAACCACTCCCTGCAGAACTGCGGCCCCCCCTGCAGCCAAGTGTCCCTGGCTGGGCTCACCTTCACCACCAACTTCAGCACG ATCCCAagtgtggagcagcagctgaaggcacTGAGCGAGGTCTCTGACTCAAACATAAGGAATGATTTAAAGGAG GTTAACAGAACACTGGACACGATCCCTGTGAAGGTGCAAGAGCAGTCACAGGAAGTGGTGGCAA AGAGCCAGGATCAGCTGGGCCTCATCAGGCAGGAGATCAGAAGCTTGCAGGATAAGTTGCCACTCCTGAATGTGGAGGAGAAAGTTGGGGTCTTGGTGAACAATGCCACATCAGCATTGGAGCAGTACAGGGAGCCGATCATTGCCTATGATGGGCTCAG GATGATCGTGTGTgtcctcctgtgctgcctggtgctgctggtggtctTCTGCAACATTtttgggctgctgctggggcccCTGGGGCTGAAGGAAGGCGTGCTGCCCACACAGCGCAGCAGCCTCTCCGATGCTGGCGGGAACTTCTTCATGGC aggggttggattCAGTTTCATCTTCTCCTGGCTGCTCATGCTGCTGGTGATGATCATCTTTGTGCTGGAGGGGAACATTTACATGCTCTTCTGTGAGTCCTGGAACAACCAGCAGCTCTTACAG CTCCTGGACACCTCTGGCATGATCTCTAACTTCAATCTCTCAGAGGTGCTGGGCCTGAAGGATGGCACAGCAAACTTCTCAGAGATATACAG gcagtgccagcaagATGCTTCCCTGTGGAAAACTCTGCACTTGGACCAGAGCGTGTCTCTGGATGAGCTCTTGAATATTAGCCAG TACACAGGAGACATCTCCACAGCTTTTGATCAGATGAACATCACCCTAAACCCCATttccctgctcagccaggacCAGAAAGACCTGCTGCTGACTGCCAGTCGGGCTGGACAGCCCCCCAACTTCACCCTCACCCTGGACCAG ctGGATCAGAATATAACCCAGGGAAGCCTCATGAATCTGGCTGCAGAGTTGGAACAGCTGGCAGAAGAAGTG GACACAGACGTGAAGAGGGACCTGGAAGATAAAGCTCTTaaactgagggagctggaaaaggagATGCAGGCAAACTTCTCTGGGCCACTG CAAAGTCTGAAGGAGAACATCCACTCAGTGCAGAGTGGTGCTGCCCAGCTAGAG GGACAGACAACAGCTGCGCTGGACAAAGCCAGCGAAACCCAGGAGTTCCTGGAGAGGGAGATGCCAAACATCATCAAGAAT GAGACATGGGccttcctggagcagctgttgGATTTCTTTGAGACCTACATTTCATGGGCCACGAGCAGT gtgacAGAAGAATGGGCACGTTGCAAGCCCATAGCTCAGTCCTTGGATAATATGGAGGCCATTGGCTGTGAATTTATCATGGACTCTGTG AATGCCTTCTGGTTCAGCCTGGGATGGTGCACCTTGTTCCTGCTGCCCAGCATCATCCTAGGTGTCAGACTTGCCAAGTTTTACCGCCGCATGGATATTGCTGATGTGTACAG GAATGAAGAATTTGAGAT GCCACCAACATTCAATGCCTACAAAATACCCAGGCCTTCCACAAGGCATTAG
- the LDB1 gene encoding LIM domain-binding protein 1 isoform X3 — MSVGCACPGCSSKSFKLYSPKEPPNGNAFPPFHPGTMLDRDVGPTPMYPPTYLEPGIGRHTPYGNQTDYRIFELNKRLQNWTEECDNLWWDAFTTEFFEDDAMLTITFCLEDGPKRYTIGRTLIPRYFRSIFEGGATELYYVLKHPKESFHNNFVSLDCDQCTMVTQHGKPMFTQVCVEGRLYLEFMFDDMMRIKTWHFSIRQHRELIPRSILAMHAQDPQMLDQLSKNITRCGLSNSTLNYLRLCVILEPMQELMSRHKTYSLSPRDCLKTCLFQKWQRMVAPPAEPARQQPSKRRKRKMSGGSTMSSGGGNTNNSNSKKKSPASTFALSSQVPDVMVVGEPTLMGGEFGDEDERLITRLENTQFDAANGIDDEDSFNNSPALGANSPWNSKPPSSQESKSENPTSQASQ, encoded by the exons GCTGTTCCTCTAAGTCGTTCAAGCTGTACTCGCCAAAGGAGCCCCCCAACGGCAACGCCTTCCCCCCCTTCCACCCAGGCACCATGCTGGATCGAGATGTGGG ACCTACTCCTATGTACCCACCAACGTACCTGGAGCCTGGAATCGG GAGGCACACGCCGTACGGGAACCAGACTGACTACAGGATATTTGAGCTCAACAAGCGGCTGCAGAACTGGACAGAG GAATGTGACAATCTGTGGTGGGATGCCTTCACCACAGAGTTCTTTGAGGATGATGCCATGTTAACAATCACTTTCTGCTTGGAGGATGGACCAAAGAGATACA caatTGGCCGGACTCTGATTCCCCGTTACTTCCGCAGCATCTTTGAAgggggagccacagagctctaCTATGTGCTCAAGCACCCCAAGGAGTCTTTCCACAACAACTTCGTCTCGCTGGACTGTGACCAGTGCACCATGGTCACCCAGCATGGCAAGCCCATGTTCACCCAG gtgtgtgtgGAGGGGCGACTCTATCTGGAGTTCATGTTTGATGACATGATGAGGATAAAGACATGGCATTTCAGCATCCGCCAGCATCGAGAACTTATTCCCCGCAGCATCCTTGCCATGCAT GCACAGGATCCCCAGATGCTGGACCAGTTATCCAAGAACATCACACGCTGTGGGCTCTCAAACTCCACACTCAACTACCTCCGA ctctgtgtaatcCTAGAACCAATGCAGGAGCTCATGTCACGGCACAAGACCTACAGCCTCAGTCCCCGGGACTGCCTCAAGACTTGCCTCTTCCAGAAGTGGCAGCGAATGGTTGCTCCGCCCG CCGAGCCAGCACGGCAGCAGCCCAGTAAGCGCCGGAAAAGGAAGATGTCGGGGGGCAGCACCATGAGCTCCGGTGGGGGAAACAccaacaacagcaacagcaagAAGAAGAGCCCAGCCAGCACCTTTGCCCTGTCCAGTCAGGTACCT GATGTGATGGTGGTAGGCGAGCCCACGCTGATGGGGGGGGAGTTTGGGGACGAGGACGAGCGGCTCATCACTCGGCTGGAGAACACACAGTTTGACGCGGCCAACGGCATCGATGACGAGGACAGCTTCAACAATTCGCCGGCGCTGGGGGCCAACAGCCCCTGGAACAGCAAACCACCCTCCAGCCAGGAGAGCAAGTCAGAGAATCCCACGTCGCAGGCGTCGCAGTAA
- the LDB1 gene encoding LIM domain-binding protein 1 isoform X4, whose protein sequence is MSVGCACPGCSSKSFKLYSPKEPPNGNAFPPFHPGTMLDRDVGPTPMYPPTYLEPGIGRHTPYGNQTDYRIFELNKRLQNWTEECDNLWWDAFTTEFFEDDAMLTITFCLEDGPKRYTIGRTLIPRYFRSIFEGGATELYYVLKHPKESFHNNFVSLDCDQCTMVTQHGKPMFTQVCVEGRLYLEFMFDDMMRIKTWHFSIRQHRELIPRSILAMHAQDPQMLDQLSKNITRCGLSNSTLNYLRLCVILEPMQELMSRHKTYSLSPRDCLKTCLFQKWQRMVAPPAEPARQQPSKRRKRKMSGGSTMSSGGGNTNNSNSKKKSPASTFALSSQDVMVVGEPTLMGGEFGDEDERLITRLENTQFDAANGIDDEDSFNNSPALGANSPWNSKPPSSQESKSENPTSQASQ, encoded by the exons GCTGTTCCTCTAAGTCGTTCAAGCTGTACTCGCCAAAGGAGCCCCCCAACGGCAACGCCTTCCCCCCCTTCCACCCAGGCACCATGCTGGATCGAGATGTGGG ACCTACTCCTATGTACCCACCAACGTACCTGGAGCCTGGAATCGG GAGGCACACGCCGTACGGGAACCAGACTGACTACAGGATATTTGAGCTCAACAAGCGGCTGCAGAACTGGACAGAG GAATGTGACAATCTGTGGTGGGATGCCTTCACCACAGAGTTCTTTGAGGATGATGCCATGTTAACAATCACTTTCTGCTTGGAGGATGGACCAAAGAGATACA caatTGGCCGGACTCTGATTCCCCGTTACTTCCGCAGCATCTTTGAAgggggagccacagagctctaCTATGTGCTCAAGCACCCCAAGGAGTCTTTCCACAACAACTTCGTCTCGCTGGACTGTGACCAGTGCACCATGGTCACCCAGCATGGCAAGCCCATGTTCACCCAG gtgtgtgtgGAGGGGCGACTCTATCTGGAGTTCATGTTTGATGACATGATGAGGATAAAGACATGGCATTTCAGCATCCGCCAGCATCGAGAACTTATTCCCCGCAGCATCCTTGCCATGCAT GCACAGGATCCCCAGATGCTGGACCAGTTATCCAAGAACATCACACGCTGTGGGCTCTCAAACTCCACACTCAACTACCTCCGA ctctgtgtaatcCTAGAACCAATGCAGGAGCTCATGTCACGGCACAAGACCTACAGCCTCAGTCCCCGGGACTGCCTCAAGACTTGCCTCTTCCAGAAGTGGCAGCGAATGGTTGCTCCGCCCG CCGAGCCAGCACGGCAGCAGCCCAGTAAGCGCCGGAAAAGGAAGATGTCGGGGGGCAGCACCATGAGCTCCGGTGGGGGAAACAccaacaacagcaacagcaagAAGAAGAGCCCAGCCAGCACCTTTGCCCTGTCCAGTCAG GATGTGATGGTGGTAGGCGAGCCCACGCTGATGGGGGGGGAGTTTGGGGACGAGGACGAGCGGCTCATCACTCGGCTGGAGAACACACAGTTTGACGCGGCCAACGGCATCGATGACGAGGACAGCTTCAACAATTCGCCGGCGCTGGGGGCCAACAGCCCCTGGAACAGCAAACCACCCTCCAGCCAGGAGAGCAAGTCAGAGAATCCCACGTCGCAGGCGTCGCAGTAA
- the LDB1 gene encoding LIM domain-binding protein 1 isoform X1, producing the protein MWRGCSSKSFKLYSPKEPPNGNAFPPFHPGTMLDRDVGPTPMYPPTYLEPGIGRHTPYGNQTDYRIFELNKRLQNWTEECDNLWWDAFTTEFFEDDAMLTITFCLEDGPKRYTIGRTLIPRYFRSIFEGGATELYYVLKHPKESFHNNFVSLDCDQCTMVTQHGKPMFTQVCVEGRLYLEFMFDDMMRIKTWHFSIRQHRELIPRSILAMHAQDPQMLDQLSKNITRCGLSNSTLNYLRLCVILEPMQELMSRHKTYSLSPRDCLKTCLFQKWQRMVAPPAEPARQQPSKRRKRKMSGGSTMSSGGGNTNNSNSKKKSPASTFALSSQVPDVMVVGEPTLMGGEFGDEDERLITRLENTQFDAANGIDDEDSFNNSPALGANSPWNSKPPSSQESKSENPTSQASQ; encoded by the exons GCTGTTCCTCTAAGTCGTTCAAGCTGTACTCGCCAAAGGAGCCCCCCAACGGCAACGCCTTCCCCCCCTTCCACCCAGGCACCATGCTGGATCGAGATGTGGG ACCTACTCCTATGTACCCACCAACGTACCTGGAGCCTGGAATCGG GAGGCACACGCCGTACGGGAACCAGACTGACTACAGGATATTTGAGCTCAACAAGCGGCTGCAGAACTGGACAGAG GAATGTGACAATCTGTGGTGGGATGCCTTCACCACAGAGTTCTTTGAGGATGATGCCATGTTAACAATCACTTTCTGCTTGGAGGATGGACCAAAGAGATACA caatTGGCCGGACTCTGATTCCCCGTTACTTCCGCAGCATCTTTGAAgggggagccacagagctctaCTATGTGCTCAAGCACCCCAAGGAGTCTTTCCACAACAACTTCGTCTCGCTGGACTGTGACCAGTGCACCATGGTCACCCAGCATGGCAAGCCCATGTTCACCCAG gtgtgtgtgGAGGGGCGACTCTATCTGGAGTTCATGTTTGATGACATGATGAGGATAAAGACATGGCATTTCAGCATCCGCCAGCATCGAGAACTTATTCCCCGCAGCATCCTTGCCATGCAT GCACAGGATCCCCAGATGCTGGACCAGTTATCCAAGAACATCACACGCTGTGGGCTCTCAAACTCCACACTCAACTACCTCCGA ctctgtgtaatcCTAGAACCAATGCAGGAGCTCATGTCACGGCACAAGACCTACAGCCTCAGTCCCCGGGACTGCCTCAAGACTTGCCTCTTCCAGAAGTGGCAGCGAATGGTTGCTCCGCCCG CCGAGCCAGCACGGCAGCAGCCCAGTAAGCGCCGGAAAAGGAAGATGTCGGGGGGCAGCACCATGAGCTCCGGTGGGGGAAACAccaacaacagcaacagcaagAAGAAGAGCCCAGCCAGCACCTTTGCCCTGTCCAGTCAGGTACCT GATGTGATGGTGGTAGGCGAGCCCACGCTGATGGGGGGGGAGTTTGGGGACGAGGACGAGCGGCTCATCACTCGGCTGGAGAACACACAGTTTGACGCGGCCAACGGCATCGATGACGAGGACAGCTTCAACAATTCGCCGGCGCTGGGGGCCAACAGCCCCTGGAACAGCAAACCACCCTCCAGCCAGGAGAGCAAGTCAGAGAATCCCACGTCGCAGGCGTCGCAGTAA
- the LDB1 gene encoding LIM domain-binding protein 1 isoform X2, producing the protein MLDRDVGPTPMYPPTYLEPGIGRHTPYGNQTDYRIFELNKRLQNWTEECDNLWWDAFTTEFFEDDAMLTITFCLEDGPKRYTIGRTLIPRYFRSIFEGGATELYYVLKHPKESFHNNFVSLDCDQCTMVTQHGKPMFTQVCVEGRLYLEFMFDDMMRIKTWHFSIRQHRELIPRSILAMHAQDPQMLDQLSKNITRCGLSNSTLNYLRLCVILEPMQELMSRHKTYSLSPRDCLKTCLFQKWQRMVAPPAEPARQQPSKRRKRKMSGGSTMSSGGGNTNNSNSKKKSPASTFALSSQVPDVMVVGEPTLMGGEFGDEDERLITRLENTQFDAANGIDDEDSFNNSPALGANSPWNSKPPSSQESKSENPTSQASQ; encoded by the exons ATGCTGGATCGAGATGTGGG ACCTACTCCTATGTACCCACCAACGTACCTGGAGCCTGGAATCGG GAGGCACACGCCGTACGGGAACCAGACTGACTACAGGATATTTGAGCTCAACAAGCGGCTGCAGAACTGGACAGAG GAATGTGACAATCTGTGGTGGGATGCCTTCACCACAGAGTTCTTTGAGGATGATGCCATGTTAACAATCACTTTCTGCTTGGAGGATGGACCAAAGAGATACA caatTGGCCGGACTCTGATTCCCCGTTACTTCCGCAGCATCTTTGAAgggggagccacagagctctaCTATGTGCTCAAGCACCCCAAGGAGTCTTTCCACAACAACTTCGTCTCGCTGGACTGTGACCAGTGCACCATGGTCACCCAGCATGGCAAGCCCATGTTCACCCAG gtgtgtgtgGAGGGGCGACTCTATCTGGAGTTCATGTTTGATGACATGATGAGGATAAAGACATGGCATTTCAGCATCCGCCAGCATCGAGAACTTATTCCCCGCAGCATCCTTGCCATGCAT GCACAGGATCCCCAGATGCTGGACCAGTTATCCAAGAACATCACACGCTGTGGGCTCTCAAACTCCACACTCAACTACCTCCGA ctctgtgtaatcCTAGAACCAATGCAGGAGCTCATGTCACGGCACAAGACCTACAGCCTCAGTCCCCGGGACTGCCTCAAGACTTGCCTCTTCCAGAAGTGGCAGCGAATGGTTGCTCCGCCCG CCGAGCCAGCACGGCAGCAGCCCAGTAAGCGCCGGAAAAGGAAGATGTCGGGGGGCAGCACCATGAGCTCCGGTGGGGGAAACAccaacaacagcaacagcaagAAGAAGAGCCCAGCCAGCACCTTTGCCCTGTCCAGTCAGGTACCT GATGTGATGGTGGTAGGCGAGCCCACGCTGATGGGGGGGGAGTTTGGGGACGAGGACGAGCGGCTCATCACTCGGCTGGAGAACACACAGTTTGACGCGGCCAACGGCATCGATGACGAGGACAGCTTCAACAATTCGCCGGCGCTGGGGGCCAACAGCCCCTGGAACAGCAAACCACCCTCCAGCCAGGAGAGCAAGTCAGAGAATCCCACGTCGCAGGCGTCGCAGTAA